The genomic window TCAAGGTCTTCCCTCCGCTCGCCGTGGGTACTACTACCGGCAGTCCCAACGACGGAAACCGCCTGAGTCCGCGGGTGATGCTGCTGCCCTACATGGAGCAGCAAGCCCTCTGGGACAGGATCCGCTCAGGCGGTACCGGAGCGCTCTACGCCAATAACCTCACCGGCGTCTACCCGCCCATGGGCAACGTGGCCTGGGACGGCAACTACGTGCCCTGGCGGCAGACCATTCCGAGCTACATTTGTCCATCTGAGGTCTACGACATGACGTCGAATTTCACCGACACCGCGCGAAGCAACTACGTGTTCTGCGTGGGTGAAACCATGAGCGGCAACAATGCGAACACCGGGCCGTGCCTGTACGGGGGAGGTGGGCAGTGCCGCGGCATTTTTTCTTACATGAATAGCAAGACGGCGATAGCGGCCGTGCTGGACGGCACGAGCAACACGGCGATGGTCTCGGAGCACTGTTACACAACCCGCACCGTCGCCAAGGGCATGAGCAGCCGGAGCGGTGAGTTCTGCGTGGTTGCCAGCGTTCAGGCGAATCCCTCGCTCTGCCTGGCCCAAGCGATCGGATCGAACTTCTCGACCAACGCTATTCTGACGTTTACCAATGCCGAGCCGTGGGGTGGCAATCGCTGGCCCGACGGAGCACCTGCCTACGCCGCTTTCATGACCGTGCTGCCGCCGAACGCCCCCAACTGCGCCGGCGCGGATACCGACACGGCCGTCGGCGCGGCTGTCCCGGTCCAGAACGGCGTGATCAGCAAGACGACCGGCACCATCAGCACCGTATCGAGCAATCATCCGGGCGGTGCTTTGGTCGCCATGGCCGACGGTTCGGTGCGGTTTGTCACCGAGGGGATCGACACGGGCAATCTGACATTCCCTGAGCCCATCACTGGCCCCAGCCCCTATGGTGTATGGGGAGCGATGGGTTCCAAGGACGGCGGCGAGGGCCAGGCGAATCTCACTGGCGGCTAAGCGCCGTCCGAGACCGGTCGTTTTGGCTCAAGCGTTCCGCCTAACCCCTGCTTGTTGAGTTTTCTATCCGCGCGTGGCCCCCTGGCGGGCAACGCGCGGTTTTTTTGCGCGCTTCGTCGCCGTCGGCGGTTTCTGCTAGGATAACGCGAAGCGAGGCAGGAGTCGGAGGGGAGGGGCGACTCCATGAAAACAACTTTTTCGCTTCCTCTTTCCTCGCTAACGGTGGGCCGGCGCTCGCAAGCTCGCTTGTCCCACCTTACGCTTCGCACGAACACCGCCGGCGATCCGCTGAACCTGAACCCTGAACCCTGAACCCTGAACCCCATGCGCGCCTTGGTAACCGGAGCGACCGGCTTCATCGGCAGACGACTGCTCGCACGGCTGGAACAGCCGGTAGTGCTTACGCGCTGGCCCGACCGCTTCGACAAGCCGCGGCCGGAGATCGACGTCTATGGCTGGGAGCCGATGTCGGGCCCGCCGCCCGAAGCGGCCCTGCGGGGCGTCGACGTGGTTTTCCATCTGGCCGGAGAGCCGGTGGCCGAAGGACGTTGGACCGCCCGAAAGAAAGCCCGCATTCGCGACAGCCGGCGCGTGGGCACGGCCAACCTGGTGAAAGGGCTGGCGGCCGCCGGCGAGCGGCCGCGCGTGCTGGTCTCGGCCTCGGCCGTCGGCTACTACGGCGATCGGGGAGACGAAATCCTCGACGAATCGTCGCCGCCGGGCGAGGATTTTCTGGCCGAGGTCTGCCGCCTGTGGGAGCTGGCGTCCGGCGAAGCCCGGCGCCTCGGCGTGCGCGTCGTCAACCCGCGCATCGGCATCGTGTTGGGCCGCGAAGGCGGCGCACTGAAAAAAATGCTCCCGCCGTTCAAGCTGGGCCTCGGCGGCCGCCTGGCCGGCGGCCGGCAATGGATGCCCTGGATCCACGTCGACGATCTCGTGGGGCTGCTGTTGCACGCGGCCACCGCGGCCGATATCGACGGGCCGATGAACGCCGTCGCGCCCCACCCCGTGACCAACCGCGAGTTCACCCAAACGCTGGCCGCCACGTTGCACCGCCCGGCGCTGTTTCCCGCGCCGGGCATCATGCTGAAGCTGGCCCTGGGCCAGTTCGCCGAAGTGCTCTTGGCCTCGCAGCGCGCCGTGCCGCAGGTCGCCTTGCGCACGGGCTACGAGTTCCGATTCGCCGATCTGGGCCCCGCGTTGGCGGAGATAGTGGGAGGCGGATGAGGGTTCAGGGTTCAGGGTTCAGGGTTCAGGAAAGGTGGCAGTCGGTTCGCAGGCGAACTCCGCTTGCGCGTCGCTGAACCCCGAACCCCGAAGCCTTCGTGTGCTGGATTTTGTAGGCGAAGTCCGCTTGCGCGTCGCTGAACCCTGAACCCTGAACCCTGAACCCTCTTACGGCGTGGCCGGAATGCCCAGCAGCGCTTCTTCCTCCTCCTGAATGATGATCCGCGGCGTGACCATCATCATCAGGCTTTGCGTCTCGCGGCCGATGCCCACGTTCTTGAACAGACGGTTCAGATACGGAAGCTTGCTCAAGATCGGCGTGCCGAATTCGTTGCGGCCTTCCGACAGTCGCTTCACGCCGCCCAACAACACCGTGCCGCCGTCGGGCACGCTCACCGTCGTACTCACCGAGAAGAACGAGAACGACGGCAACTGCACCGTGGTGCCTTGCGTGGACGTGACGGTCGAAGTCACGCGCTTCGTCGTGTTGGCGCTGGGGCCTTCCGAATCGCTGTTCTGCGTGGTGTTGCTCGAACCTTGGAACGTGAAAGTGCTGACCTGCGTTATGTTGCTGAAGAAGGGAACCAACGTCAACCGCACGAAGCGGCGGTCGCTGGAGATCACCGCCTGCACCGTGAGCGCCGTTCCCTCGTTGAGCACGATGATCACCGGCTGCTGCGCCGCGGCGAAGGCCCCGACCACCGGAATCACGCTGATCACGAACGGCGTCTGCGTGACGTCGAACACGGTCGCGCTCTGGCCGTTGAAGAGCGTCACCTTGGGCGCCTGCAACACGTTGCTGCGGCGGTCGCCTTGCGAAGCCTCGATCAGGAAGTAGGCCTCGATGTTGCTCAAGATCGCGAAGCCCACGGTCGAACCCGCGCCGGCCTGATAACCGCCGAACTGCGGAGTCGCCAGGGCGAAGCTTCCCTGCTGCACCGGAATGTCCAGGTCGGAGCTGTAGAGCACGCTGCCGGTGGCGCCCGGCGCCAGACCGACGGTCACCGACTGCGACTGGTTCAGGCCGTTGGCCGGCAGGCCGATATTTTGGATGGTGTTTCCCTGCGGCGGAAAAGCGTTGGATGAGCCGGTATTTGGGACGTTGACCTCGCCCAGGCTCTGTCCGAACAGGGCGAACGGTTTGTTCAGCCTGGTGGGAAGATTGATATCGAAGTTGACGCCGATACGTTCGAAGAAGTTGTCGTTGAGCGTGATGAACCGCACCTCGATCGTCACCTGCAGGTCTTGCAGGCGGCGGAGCTGGTCGAGCAAGTCGGCGATCTCTTCGTGAACTTCCTGCGTCTGGCTGATGACGAGGCTCAAGTTGCCCTGGAACTGCTGAATGGATCCGGGTCCGCCCACGTCGTCCCAGGTGGTGGGGGCGATGGTCGAGGTGAGCAGATCGATCAGGGTCTCGAAGTCGGCCTGGGTGCCGCCCGACAGTCCGCCGGGGCCGGCCAATGACGAGGAGGGGTTGAGGGGCGCGATCGCCGAGGCGCTGCCGGTGCTCATTTGGGCCAACAACGAGCGGGCGTCGCCCACCGCGTTGCCGCCGGAGGCCGGATTCGAGACCGCCACGGAGAGCGGCGCGTCGCCGTTGAGGCCCGCCCAGTTGTTCGGCAGATTGGCCTGCGCGTCGTCCAGCGCGCCCCGGATGCCCATGCGGCTGTTGGGCACGAAATTCGGGATCGGCGTCACCAGGTCGGCCACGTAGTAAATCTTCGGAAACACCTCGCCGTCGCGCATCTGTTCGCTGGTGATCTTGAGCACCTCGCTCTTGATCACATAGCTCAGGTGCAGCGGCTGCAAGATCAGGTCCAAGGCGCTCTTCAGCGAAATCTCGGAGGTGAGATTGATGCTCACGGGCGTGTTCGAGTCGACGCCTTCTTCGGTCAGCCCGCGCGGATCGAGGTAGGTCGGAATTTGCGCCAGCTTGCCCAGGTCTTCGATCACCTGGGCCAGCGGCGCGTCTTTATACTTCAACCACACGGGGGTGCGCAGCTTCTTCTCGATCTCCAAATCGCGCTCGGTTTTGCGGTTGGCCAATTGGCGAAGCTGTTCTCGGCGCGTCTCGGTCAGCTTTTGCCAGGTCTTGGCGTCGCCGTGGACGTAGGGCTTGTTGTCGTCGAAGGGAATCGCCGACTCTTCGACGCCGTTCAACGATGCCACGAAGCCGTCTGCCTTGGCTTCGCGGATCTCGTTGTATTTCTGCGTAGCCGATACGAGTTTGACCGTATTTTTGAGCTGCTGCACCACCAGCTCGTCGGGCGCGATCTCGGCCGCCCGCTTGTAGACGACTTCGGCTTCGGGATAGCGCTTTTCATGCATCAGCTTGTTGAATTCGTCGACCAGCTTGGCCAGCTTTTCCTGCACCTCGACCTTGGTCTGGCGTTCGCGTTCGATCTCGGTCCGCACCTCGTTGTTCCGCTCGTTCAGCTCGATGCGGCCCTTGTTGGCGCCGACGTAGCGGTCGAGCTCTTCCAACTGGCGGTCGACGCGGCGCAGCAGAACGTCGCGGGCGGCCTTTTCGAGTTCCGCCCTCTCGACGATGTCGCGGCACTCTTCCAGCGCTTGCCGGGCCTGCTTGGGGCTCGTCTCGCGGAGCCGGGCCGCGGCCTGTTCTTTGCGCGACAGCTCGGCGGCCGCCTGCCGATATTTGAGCTGCTGCGCGGCGGCCGTCTCGGCCAGCATGGAGCCGTCGCCGCCGGGCTTTTTGCCGGTC from Pirellulales bacterium includes these protein-coding regions:
- a CDS encoding TIGR01777 family oxidoreductase encodes the protein MRALVTGATGFIGRRLLARLEQPVVLTRWPDRFDKPRPEIDVYGWEPMSGPPPEAALRGVDVVFHLAGEPVAEGRWTARKKARIRDSRRVGTANLVKGLAAAGERPRVLVSASAVGYYGDRGDEILDESSPPGEDFLAEVCRLWELASGEARRLGVRVVNPRIGIVLGREGGALKKMLPPFKLGLGGRLAGGRQWMPWIHVDDLVGLLLHAATAADIDGPMNAVAPHPVTNREFTQTLAATLHRPALFPAPGIMLKLALGQFAEVLLASQRAVPQVALRTGYEFRFADLGPALAEIVGGG
- a CDS encoding DUF1559 domain-containing protein, coding for MKHRRGFTLVELLVVIAIIGILIALLLPAIQAAREAARRSQCNNNLKQFGLALHNYIDAIKVFPPLAVGTTTGSPNDGNRLSPRVMLLPYMEQQALWDRIRSGGTGALYANNLTGVYPPMGNVAWDGNYVPWRQTIPSYICPSEVYDMTSNFTDTARSNYVFCVGETMSGNNANTGPCLYGGGGQCRGIFSYMNSKTAIAAVLDGTSNTAMVSEHCYTTRTVAKGMSSRSGEFCVVASVQANPSLCLAQAIGSNFSTNAILTFTNAEPWGGNRWPDGAPAYAAFMTVLPPNAPNCAGADTDTAVGAAVPVQNGVISKTTGTISTVSSNHPGGALVAMADGSVRFVTEGIDTGNLTFPEPITGPSPYGVWGAMGSKDGGEGQANLTGG